The genomic segment TCTATTCGATAAGGGCTTTTTTATGTAACAATTCTAACAAATCAGTTTAACGCTAAACGATTAACTGCTATAATGGGTCTAGATTTACTAATTAATGCACTGAAGGGAAATCTAAAAGAAAGAGAGAATCTAATATGAATGAATGGAACAATTTACAAAAAGTTTTAAAAAACAAACAACGTATTCTAGTCATTGGTCCAAATGGGGCCGGGAAATCTACATTCGCTATAATGCTTGGGGAGTCTTTAGCTATCAATGTTTTTCACTTAGATAAAATATTTTGGAAAAGAAACTGGGAACATCTCTCCGAACAAGAATTTGAGCAAGATTTAGATGGAATATTGAATTCGGAAGAGCCATACATTATTGATGGGGATTACTTTTCTAGTTTAAAGAAAAGAGTTGACCAAGCTGATTTAGTTATTTGGCTAAAAATTCCCGCCTTCATCTGTATAAAAAATATTGTGAAAAGAAGATTTAAATATATGTTCAAAAAGAGACCCGATATGGCGGAAGGATGCAACGAAAAATTAAGCCTTTCTTTTTTGAATTATGCCTTAAAGTATAATGAGCGCTCTGGGAAACCGACTGAAATTTTGCTGAAGGATATCAATGAAAATAATCTTTTTATCATTAATAGCAATAAATCTTTTAAAAAGTACTGTCACTTATTAGCAGAATCGAAATTACTAAAATAACCTCAAAAAAGGAGTAATTACATGAAAAAAAGTAAAAAATGGCTAAAAGTTTTTCTTATCATTTTTGGTGCAATTGTCATCGTCTTTGCTGGCTTAACTATTTTAAATAAAACTTTCCATACTAGTTATAAAAATATGGATAAAACAGACCAAGCTTTTTTCAAACAATTAAATACGCTTTATAGTAAAACAAAGAACGAGCCGCTTTGGCAAGGGGACGATTTGGCGAAAAATCCCGTCGTTTTTGTTCGAAAAGGCGACCATCTTAATTTTAGCGACAATACAGTGAATTT from the Listeria seeligeri serovar 1/2b str. SLCC3954 genome contains:
- a CDS encoding P-loop NTPase family protein yields the protein MNEWNNLQKVLKNKQRILVIGPNGAGKSTFAIMLGESLAINVFHLDKIFWKRNWEHLSEQEFEQDLDGILNSEEPYIIDGDYFSSLKKRVDQADLVIWLKIPAFICIKNIVKRRFKYMFKKRPDMAEGCNEKLSLSFLNYALKYNERSGKPTEILLKDINENNLFIINSNKSFKKYCHLLAESKLLK